One segment of Rhodopirellula baltica SH 1 DNA contains the following:
- a CDS encoding MotA/TolQ/ExbB proton channel family protein: MMRLAEPLASRTWLFTVGIVLASLVFAGSSFSPTFAQDDAMAEFGDDPVDEAPAEPAGAGAAEQPAGDAAGNGNAGNSQPPATDQSLLEWVFESLGVAYLIVFLALSVTLVSLFVMNMLAARRDTLCPTELVEEFSQRLAANDNQGAYDLAKADESVLGQVLAAGLAKVSKGYNKALEAMQEVGEEESMKLEHRLSYMALIGNLSPMIGLFGTVQGMISSFQVIALGGSTPKPSDLAAGISTALFTTLVGLAVAIPAIAAYNILRNRVARLLLEVGVESENLMSKFEDMSPKSGARG, encoded by the coding sequence ATGATGCGTCTTGCTGAACCGTTGGCTTCTCGAACTTGGCTCTTCACGGTGGGGATTGTTCTCGCATCTTTGGTTTTTGCTGGGTCGTCTTTCTCGCCCACGTTTGCACAAGATGATGCGATGGCTGAGTTCGGCGACGATCCCGTCGACGAAGCTCCCGCCGAACCCGCTGGGGCAGGTGCTGCTGAGCAACCTGCCGGTGATGCGGCAGGCAACGGGAACGCCGGCAACTCGCAGCCACCCGCGACCGATCAATCCTTGTTGGAATGGGTCTTCGAATCACTCGGTGTCGCCTACCTGATCGTCTTCTTGGCCTTGTCCGTGACGCTGGTCTCGCTCTTCGTGATGAACATGTTGGCCGCTCGCCGCGACACGCTCTGCCCGACCGAGCTGGTGGAAGAGTTCAGTCAGCGACTCGCCGCGAATGACAATCAAGGTGCCTACGACCTGGCAAAAGCCGACGAATCAGTGCTTGGACAAGTCTTGGCGGCGGGTTTGGCAAAGGTCAGCAAGGGATACAACAAAGCTCTCGAAGCAATGCAGGAAGTCGGCGAAGAGGAAAGCATGAAGCTCGAACACCGACTGAGCTACATGGCTTTGATCGGTAACCTGTCGCCCATGATTGGATTGTTCGGAACGGTTCAAGGGATGATTTCATCTTTCCAAGTCATTGCTTTGGGTGGCTCCACTCCCAAACCATCTGATCTGGCGGCTGGTATCTCGACCGCTCTTTTCACCACGCTCGTCGGTCTCGCCGTCGCCATCCCCGCGATCGCGGCCTACAACATTCTTCGCAACCGCGTCGCTCGCCTGCTCCTTGAAGTGGGCGTGGAAAGCGAAAACCTGATGAGCAAATTTGAAGACATGTCGCCCAAGTCAGGAGCCCGTGGCTGA
- a CDS encoding ExbD/TolR family protein — MRVKRTEVDMAEGDMTPMIDMTFQLIAFFMVLINFAQTEANDNVVLPNSRLVKPPEVALEFPIILHVGADGRVFLGGDDYTAETLRIGLDRELAVIRAEGKAVSDANVIIRGHKDVAAGEVQEIIRVCQDSKLENFALRVKEDRS, encoded by the coding sequence ATGCGAGTCAAACGCACCGAAGTCGACATGGCGGAAGGTGACATGACACCCATGATCGACATGACGTTTCAGTTGATCGCCTTTTTCATGGTGTTGATCAACTTCGCTCAAACCGAGGCCAACGACAACGTCGTGTTGCCAAACAGCCGTTTGGTGAAGCCACCTGAAGTCGCGCTCGAGTTTCCTATCATTCTGCACGTCGGAGCCGATGGCCGAGTTTTCCTGGGCGGTGATGATTACACCGCTGAAACATTACGAATTGGTCTGGACCGTGAACTGGCGGTCATTCGTGCCGAAGGCAAAGCGGTCAGCGACGCCAACGTGATCATCCGAGGACACAAGGACGTTGCGGCGGGCGAGGTTCAAGAGATCATCCGCGTTTGCCAAGATTCCAAGCTGGAAAACTTTGCTCTGCGCGTCAAAGAGGATCGCTCATGA